In one window of Microbacterium sp. PM5 DNA:
- a CDS encoding TetR/AcrR family transcriptional regulator, producing MPTRPHRDDDIVPARRVGRPAGPTAQGAASRDVIIDAAAGVFARLGYERARMVDIVEASGLSKGSVYFHFDSKEALAVAVLEERHRRWLADVERILVQTPGGEPRIRQLLPAMLSLHDKDSDAWVISRLTQSLSGVASTRDLAASMTQRWIDVVADLIRDAALVADPNPTIDPDALATVLVGAFDGLKMTVDVVSSADRVAAGDLLAERGALLERMLFQTIGLTVR from the coding sequence ATGCCCACACGTCCACACCGCGATGACGACATCGTTCCCGCACGCCGCGTCGGACGCCCCGCAGGGCCGACGGCCCAGGGAGCGGCGTCGCGTGACGTGATCATCGACGCGGCGGCGGGCGTCTTCGCTCGTCTCGGCTACGAGCGTGCCCGCATGGTGGACATCGTCGAGGCGAGCGGTTTGTCAAAGGGATCGGTGTACTTCCACTTCGACAGCAAGGAAGCCCTCGCCGTCGCGGTGCTCGAGGAACGACACCGCCGGTGGCTCGCCGACGTGGAGCGCATCCTCGTCCAGACTCCGGGCGGCGAGCCGCGCATCCGGCAGCTCTTGCCCGCGATGCTCTCCCTCCACGATAAGGACTCCGACGCGTGGGTGATCTCTCGCCTCACCCAGAGCCTGTCCGGCGTCGCATCCACGCGTGACCTCGCCGCATCGATGACGCAACGCTGGATCGACGTCGTCGCAGATCTCATCCGCGACGCCGCACTCGTCGCCGACCCGAACCCGACCATCGATCCTGATGCGCTCGCCACCGTGCTCGTCGGCGCCTTCGACGGCCTCAAGATGACCGTCGACGTCGTGAGCTCCGCCGACCGCGTCGCGGCCGGCGATCTCCTGGCCGAACGCGGCGCACTTCTGGAACGGATGCTCTTCCAGACCATCGGGCTCACAGTGCGGTGA
- a CDS encoding dienelactone hydrolase family protein, protein MTTYAQNLTEILDREALPAGGIISGDVDYAADGLVFRGYHARPAADGPYPGVLVVHDWLGVTDYVRMRCDMLARLGYSAFAADVYGADVRPAPQDAAAVAGGFYRDRALWRRRLTVAFDRLLAEPSVDPARTAAIGYCFGGTSVMELARTGAAVDAVVSFHGGLLTGPEGEAARIEAKVLVLHGAADPVAPDEALLAFENDLRTAPHIDWQIVTYANAMHAFTLPDANAPEQGALFDATAERRSWAAMKTFLSEVFG, encoded by the coding sequence ATGACCACCTACGCTCAGAACCTCACCGAGATCCTCGACCGTGAGGCGCTTCCCGCGGGCGGAATTATCTCCGGCGACGTCGACTACGCCGCGGACGGTCTCGTTTTTCGCGGGTACCACGCCCGTCCCGCCGCGGACGGCCCCTACCCGGGCGTTCTCGTCGTGCACGATTGGCTCGGCGTGACCGACTATGTCCGCATGCGCTGCGACATGCTGGCCCGGCTCGGCTACTCGGCATTCGCTGCGGATGTCTACGGGGCGGACGTTCGACCCGCCCCTCAGGATGCCGCGGCCGTCGCCGGTGGCTTCTATCGGGATCGCGCGCTGTGGCGCCGACGCCTCACGGTCGCGTTCGATCGACTGCTCGCCGAGCCGTCCGTCGACCCGGCGCGCACCGCGGCCATCGGCTACTGCTTCGGGGGCACCTCCGTGATGGAACTGGCCCGCACCGGCGCCGCCGTCGACGCCGTCGTGAGCTTCCACGGCGGCCTGCTCACCGGTCCCGAGGGTGAGGCCGCGCGAATCGAGGCGAAGGTGCTCGTCCTGCACGGGGCGGCCGACCCGGTCGCCCCCGACGAGGCGCTGCTCGCGTTCGAGAACGACCTGCGGACGGCTCCCCACATCGACTGGCAGATCGTCACGTACGCCAACGCGATGCACGCCTTCACCCTCCCCGACGCGAATGCGCCCGAGCAGGGCGCCCTATTCGACGCCACCGCCGAGCGTCGCAGCTGGGCGGCGATGAAGACGTTCCTGAGCGAGGTCTTCGGCTGA
- a CDS encoding SDR family oxidoreductase, translating to MRAIVAGTTTLITGASSGIGRAFAQRLAAAGSDLVLVARRADVLEEVARDLRARHGVNVLVLAHDLDSPDAAETLVARLQAERVTVDALINNAGLGIHGDLGSAPLASATTQIAVNVNSLTALTALLLPQMLARGRGAIVNVASTAGFQPVPHMAVYSASKAYVLTFTRALWRETRGTGVDVLALCPGATDTAFFATAGDAASVGSRRSPEQVVDTALRALHRGRPSVVDGRGNAFVSWLAPRLPERLALNIAERSVRP from the coding sequence GTGCGCGCCATCGTCGCCGGAACCACCACCCTCATCACCGGAGCGTCCTCCGGAATCGGACGCGCGTTCGCTCAGCGACTCGCCGCCGCCGGCAGCGATCTCGTTCTGGTCGCGCGGCGCGCAGATGTCCTTGAAGAGGTCGCCCGCGACCTTCGCGCGCGTCACGGAGTGAACGTCCTGGTCCTCGCGCACGACCTGGACTCCCCGGATGCCGCCGAAACCCTTGTCGCACGCCTGCAGGCTGAGCGGGTCACAGTGGACGCACTGATCAACAACGCCGGTCTCGGCATCCACGGCGATCTCGGCAGCGCGCCGCTCGCGTCAGCGACCACGCAGATCGCGGTGAACGTGAACAGCCTGACTGCGCTGACCGCCCTCCTGCTCCCGCAGATGCTCGCACGCGGACGCGGCGCCATCGTCAACGTCGCGAGCACCGCCGGATTCCAGCCGGTGCCCCACATGGCTGTCTACTCCGCCTCGAAGGCATACGTCCTCACCTTCACCCGCGCCCTCTGGCGCGAGACCCGCGGCACCGGCGTCGACGTGCTTGCCCTCTGCCCCGGAGCGACCGACACCGCGTTCTTCGCCACCGCGGGCGACGCCGCATCCGTCGGCAGCCGCCGGAGTCCCGAACAGGTCGTCGACACCGCCCTGCGCGCCCTGCACCGCGGCAGACCCTCAGTCGTCGACGGCCGCGGAAACGCGTTCGTCTCCTGGCTCGCGCCGCGTCTGCCCGAACGGCTCGCCCTGAACATCGCGGAACGCTCCGTCCGCCCCTGA
- a CDS encoding 2-isopropylmalate synthase has protein sequence MTITIAPSWNRQRPSGMPSHRYADVYSRVDVPLGADRQWPNRRLTEAPLWVPVDLRDGNQALAEPMDPDRKRRFFELMVRMGYTEIEVGYPSASQTDYDFVRLIADTDIAPADVTIVVFTPARRDLIERTVESIRGIRNEIVIHMYTATAPTWRNAVLGKNRDELRDLILAGGRDVLEFAGDLPNVRFEFSPEVFNLTEPDYVIEICDAMTELWDARPERPVILNLPATVEIATPNVYADQIEYINKNLDRRDAVILSVHPHNDRGTGIACAELAMLAGAQRIEGCIFGNGERTGNVDLATLALNLHAQGIDPMVDFSDIDEVRRTVEYCNRIDIHPRHPYVGDLVHTAFSGTHQDAIKKGFAEHRSRAAAEGRNESEIAWRVPYLPIDPADIGRSYDAVIRVNSQSGKGGIAYLLETEYDIELPRRLEINLSRHVQQHTDTTGDEVTAADIWSIFTSAYLPKNRDATVRLGTLRVDEATARTEATVHIDGVEHRSTHDGKGPVEALVDALEAQGIPVEILSLHQSSMRSGADAEALTLVEHRMPEGAAWTAGRDRSTLTATLDAVIRAANAVAAAREVVGR, from the coding sequence ATGACCATCACGATCGCCCCTTCGTGGAATCGGCAGCGCCCCTCCGGCATGCCATCCCACCGCTACGCGGATGTCTACTCCCGCGTCGATGTGCCCCTCGGGGCTGACCGCCAATGGCCGAACCGCCGACTCACCGAGGCGCCGCTGTGGGTCCCGGTCGACCTTCGCGACGGCAACCAGGCGTTGGCTGAGCCGATGGACCCCGACCGCAAGCGCCGGTTCTTCGAACTGATGGTGCGGATGGGCTACACCGAGATCGAAGTCGGCTACCCCTCCGCGTCCCAGACCGATTACGACTTCGTCCGCCTCATCGCCGACACCGACATCGCCCCCGCCGACGTCACGATCGTCGTGTTCACCCCGGCGCGCCGCGATCTCATCGAACGCACCGTCGAGTCGATCCGCGGCATCCGCAACGAGATCGTGATCCACATGTACACCGCGACCGCCCCCACCTGGCGCAACGCCGTGCTCGGCAAGAACCGCGACGAACTGCGGGACCTGATCCTCGCCGGCGGAAGAGACGTGCTCGAGTTCGCGGGTGACCTGCCGAACGTGCGCTTCGAGTTCAGCCCCGAGGTGTTCAACCTCACCGAGCCGGACTACGTCATCGAGATCTGCGACGCGATGACGGAACTCTGGGATGCCAGGCCCGAGCGCCCCGTCATCCTGAACCTCCCCGCCACGGTCGAGATCGCCACCCCCAACGTGTACGCCGACCAGATCGAGTACATAAACAAGAACCTCGACCGCCGTGATGCGGTGATCCTGTCCGTTCATCCCCACAACGACCGCGGCACCGGCATCGCGTGCGCCGAACTCGCCATGCTTGCCGGCGCGCAGCGCATCGAAGGCTGCATCTTTGGCAACGGCGAGCGCACCGGCAACGTCGACCTCGCCACCCTCGCCCTGAACCTGCACGCGCAAGGCATCGACCCGATGGTCGACTTCTCCGACATCGACGAGGTCCGCCGCACCGTCGAATACTGCAACCGCATCGACATCCACCCCCGGCATCCCTACGTCGGCGATCTCGTTCACACCGCGTTCAGCGGGACGCATCAGGACGCGATCAAAAAAGGCTTCGCCGAGCATCGTTCCCGCGCTGCGGCTGAAGGCCGCAACGAGAGCGAGATCGCGTGGCGGGTCCCCTACCTGCCGATCGACCCCGCCGACATCGGCCGCAGCTACGACGCCGTCATCCGCGTGAACTCCCAGTCCGGCAAGGGCGGCATCGCGTACCTGCTGGAGACCGAGTACGACATCGAGCTGCCCCGGCGCCTCGAGATCAACCTGTCGCGCCACGTGCAGCAGCACACCGACACCACCGGCGACGAGGTCACCGCCGCCGACATCTGGAGCATCTTCACCTCCGCTTATCTGCCCAAGAACCGCGACGCCACCGTGCGTCTGGGCACGCTGCGCGTCGACGAGGCCACGGCCAGGACCGAGGCCACCGTCCACATCGACGGCGTCGAGCACCGCTCCACCCACGACGGTAAAGGCCCGGTCGAAGCCCTCGTCGACGCCCTCGAAGCCCAGGGGATCCCGGTGGAGATCCTCTCGCTCCACCAGAGCTCGATGCGGTCGGGAGCGGATGCGGAAGCCCTGACCCTCGTCGAACACCGCATGCCCGAGGGCGCCGCCTGGACCGCCGGACGCGATCGATCCACCCTCACCGCCACGCTCGATGCGGTCATCCGCGCCGCAAACGCCGTCGCGGCCGCACGAGAGGTGGTGGGACGGTGA
- a CDS encoding TetR/AcrR family transcriptional regulator encodes MTSKGDLTRSRLSASMLELIQTSGYSGTGLNAVIDHAGAPKGSVYFHFPDGKEGLGVAAVDLAATQFAQLIAEAAASAGGAAAAVRAAVEALTAIVSDSDYRLGCPVSVVTLEMGAESQRLRNACAAAFESWIAPTAALLEAEGLDAAPARSLATVVVSTIEGAVILSRATRSAQPLTSAADVLAELIDVRCQKVGGAQ; translated from the coding sequence ATGACTTCCAAAGGTGACCTGACGAGATCGCGGCTCTCTGCGTCGATGCTCGAACTGATCCAGACCAGCGGCTACAGCGGCACAGGGTTGAACGCGGTGATCGACCATGCCGGCGCCCCGAAGGGCTCGGTCTACTTCCACTTTCCCGACGGCAAGGAGGGGCTCGGGGTGGCCGCGGTCGATCTCGCCGCGACTCAGTTCGCCCAGCTGATCGCCGAGGCTGCGGCATCCGCCGGCGGCGCGGCGGCGGCGGTGCGAGCCGCCGTGGAGGCGCTGACGGCGATCGTGAGTGACAGTGACTACCGGCTCGGTTGCCCGGTGTCGGTGGTCACTTTGGAGATGGGAGCCGAGAGCCAGCGACTGCGGAACGCGTGCGCCGCCGCCTTCGAATCCTGGATCGCCCCAACCGCCGCGCTGCTCGAAGCCGAGGGTCTGGATGCGGCACCTGCGCGGTCGCTCGCGACCGTCGTCGTATCGACCATCGAGGGGGCGGTCATCCTCTCGCGCGCGACGCGCAGCGCTCAGCCGTTGACGTCGGCCGCCGACGTTCTCGCCGAGCTCATCGACGTCCGGTGCCAGAAGGTCGGAGGGGCACAATGA
- a CDS encoding FadR/GntR family transcriptional regulator translates to MAQLRRVPLADQAADALFARIRAGEWALGAKLPGETTLAPQLGVGRSTVREAIRQLAGRGILDSRQGSGVFVTALEAPEDWEQVLRRADIVTVIEARTAIEVEAATLAATRRTPSDLRTIRRALELRTAPGQSVEEHVDADMALHRTIVIAAHNEVLIELFDGFVPRVRRAMVDMLRIRPVLDAGADQDAHAVVVDAIADRMPDAAARASRAHLDALKAGFA, encoded by the coding sequence ATGGCTCAACTCAGACGCGTCCCCCTGGCGGATCAAGCCGCCGACGCGCTGTTCGCGCGCATCCGCGCGGGGGAGTGGGCGCTCGGCGCGAAGCTCCCGGGCGAGACGACGCTGGCGCCGCAGCTCGGTGTGGGGCGGTCCACTGTGCGAGAGGCGATCCGCCAGCTCGCTGGTCGCGGCATCCTCGATTCCCGCCAGGGGTCGGGTGTATTCGTGACGGCGCTAGAGGCGCCCGAGGACTGGGAGCAGGTGCTGCGCCGCGCCGACATCGTCACCGTGATCGAGGCGCGTACCGCGATCGAGGTCGAAGCCGCGACCCTCGCCGCCACCCGCCGGACTCCGTCTGATCTGCGGACGATCCGACGGGCGCTGGAATTGCGCACGGCCCCCGGGCAGAGTGTCGAAGAGCATGTGGATGCCGACATGGCGCTGCACCGCACGATCGTGATCGCGGCGCACAACGAGGTGCTGATCGAGCTGTTCGACGGGTTCGTGCCGAGGGTGCGGCGCGCGATGGTCGACATGCTCCGCATCCGCCCTGTGCTCGACGCGGGCGCCGATCAGGATGCGCACGCGGTCGTCGTGGACGCGATCGCCGACCGGATGCCGGATGCCGCAGCCCGCGCCAGCCGCGCCCATCTCGATGCCCTCAAGGCAGGCTTCGCGTGA
- a CDS encoding XRE family transcriptional regulator has protein sequence MDDSLAVRLRRARAERGLSLSELARQSGIGKGTVSELENGLRGARLDTLFALSTALEVPLGTLIPDRAGETPAAVSGAAVSAIPLGTWAGDAGTIEAYRATISPQRQRSSAHHAGVEETLTVIRGRVRAGVEGDERDLGPGESIRYPGDLPHTFAAVDDDAEVILLMHYPHP, from the coding sequence ATGGACGATTCTCTCGCCGTGCGGCTTCGACGGGCGCGCGCGGAGCGTGGCTTGTCGCTGTCGGAGCTGGCGCGCCAGAGCGGGATAGGGAAGGGAACCGTTTCCGAGCTGGAGAACGGCTTGCGCGGCGCGCGATTGGACACGTTGTTCGCTCTGTCCACCGCGCTCGAGGTTCCGCTTGGCACGCTGATCCCCGATCGGGCGGGCGAGACGCCGGCTGCGGTGTCGGGCGCAGCGGTCTCCGCGATTCCCCTGGGAACGTGGGCCGGTGACGCGGGAACGATCGAGGCGTACCGGGCGACCATCTCACCGCAGCGACAGCGTTCCTCGGCTCACCATGCCGGCGTGGAAGAGACCCTCACTGTCATTCGCGGGCGAGTCCGCGCCGGCGTCGAGGGAGACGAACGCGACCTCGGCCCCGGCGAGAGCATCCGCTACCCCGGTGATCTGCCTCACACCTTCGCCGCTGTCGACGACGACGCCGAGGTGATCCTCCTCATGCACTATCCCCACCCGTAA
- a CDS encoding NAD(P)-dependent oxidoreductase, producing the protein MRIFVAGASGVLGRAFVRRAVADGHEVVGMTRSARGAAAIIGLAAAAVRADAFDREAVMRVVGAARPDAVVHLLTDLASGDSASNARIRTEGTRNLIDAAKAAGVDRVIAESISWVYPPGTKPASEAEALDSFATEPRLTTIRGVTALEDSVREMPEGVVLRFGQLYGPGTWYAPDGLRADAARAGTLPATQTVTSFVHVEDAAEATLRALRWPARTWNIVDDEPAAATEWVPVFACAVGGPRPVVEAGGDIGRPVSNARARAEGWEMLYPSWRDGFSAR; encoded by the coding sequence ATGAGAATCTTCGTCGCCGGGGCGTCCGGTGTGCTCGGCCGCGCCTTCGTCCGAAGGGCAGTAGCCGACGGTCACGAGGTCGTCGGCATGACCCGATCCGCCCGGGGCGCCGCCGCGATCATAGGGCTCGCCGCCGCGGCCGTGCGGGCGGATGCGTTCGACCGCGAAGCGGTCATGCGGGTCGTCGGCGCGGCTCGCCCCGATGCTGTTGTGCATCTGCTCACCGACCTCGCCTCAGGAGACTCAGCCAGCAACGCGCGCATCCGCACCGAGGGCACCCGGAACCTGATCGACGCAGCAAAGGCTGCGGGCGTGGATCGCGTGATCGCCGAGAGCATCTCCTGGGTGTACCCGCCGGGAACCAAGCCCGCCTCCGAGGCTGAGGCGCTCGACTCCTTCGCAACAGAACCGAGGCTCACCACGATCCGCGGTGTCACCGCGCTGGAAGACAGCGTCCGCGAGATGCCCGAGGGAGTCGTGCTGCGGTTCGGGCAGCTCTATGGCCCCGGAACCTGGTATGCGCCGGACGGGCTCCGCGCCGATGCGGCGCGCGCCGGCACGCTCCCTGCCACGCAGACGGTGACCTCGTTCGTTCATGTTGAGGATGCTGCGGAGGCGACGCTTCGAGCGCTGAGGTGGCCTGCGAGAACCTGGAACATCGTCGACGACGAGCCCGCCGCCGCCACTGAGTGGGTTCCCGTCTTCGCTTGCGCGGTCGGCGGTCCCCGCCCCGTGGTCGAGGCCGGTGGTGACATCGGCCGACCGGTCAGCAACGCCCGCGCCCGCGCGGAGGGCTGGGAGATGCTGTACCCGAGCTGGCGCGACGGGTTCTCTGCACGCTGA
- a CDS encoding alpha/beta fold hydrolase: protein MTASDVSRHALVFGASGLVGRHLVLALARAGAEVTAAVRSAESAERVERWLRGRGLTRGIQTIIVDVEAPEIVRGGPSAVSTVTEIHNCAGVYRFGMSPNEARSANVGIVTRVIEFAAALPRLQRVVHISGYRVGGQDPATIPWPDEHRAAMYRKLGAYEASKVESDAVFQARANEHGIAWTIVNPSSVIGDSVTGESDQHIGLAATIEQLWNGTATALPGNETTFLPVVTVDYLAAFMAAAAVDPDAEGRAYWILDDATPPLADLLAHVGRHIGAKVPRLRVPVGVISRLPSWITKADPETLSFMSSDRYPTGSAVEFAHRHHLEMPDVRVSLERWADHLVAHRFGAAPADRRRVVERGGVRTLEIGPSDADRLIFPGLPVNADTWAPLAVGSGARVVDLPGLGLSGGTGIDDWDRWLPAVIGEAPIDLIGHSLGAAAAVVAADRFPERVRSLTLVAPFFLQSRAGGAVRLRPLVTAFLRRASPVRLSRRLTGAESSASALASSVSDLRHRTAKAVAQHVARTTSPQWRAEVRDAAARFRGPVRIITGTDDPLTADAVAQFRSLPNVELVTIAGAGHHPQLTHQGSIAGLLATPVRLAARR, encoded by the coding sequence ATGACGGCGTCCGATGTGTCCCGCCATGCGCTCGTCTTCGGGGCATCCGGCCTTGTCGGCCGCCACCTGGTCCTCGCCCTCGCCCGCGCGGGTGCCGAGGTGACGGCAGCGGTCCGCAGTGCCGAGTCCGCAGAGCGCGTCGAACGGTGGCTGCGAGGTCGCGGCCTGACGCGCGGCATCCAGACGATCATCGTCGACGTCGAGGCGCCGGAGATCGTCCGGGGTGGCCCCTCGGCCGTGTCGACCGTGACCGAGATCCACAACTGCGCGGGGGTGTACCGCTTCGGGATGTCGCCGAACGAGGCCCGCAGCGCGAACGTCGGGATCGTCACGCGGGTCATCGAGTTCGCGGCCGCCCTGCCCCGGCTGCAGCGAGTCGTCCACATCTCGGGGTACCGCGTCGGCGGTCAAGATCCCGCGACGATCCCGTGGCCCGACGAGCACCGCGCCGCGATGTACCGAAAGCTCGGCGCCTACGAAGCGTCGAAAGTGGAATCCGACGCCGTGTTCCAGGCCCGCGCGAACGAGCACGGCATTGCCTGGACGATCGTCAACCCCTCGAGCGTCATCGGTGACAGCGTGACGGGGGAGTCGGACCAGCACATCGGCCTCGCGGCCACCATCGAACAGCTCTGGAACGGCACAGCGACGGCGCTGCCGGGGAACGAGACCACCTTTCTGCCCGTCGTCACCGTCGACTATCTGGCGGCCTTCATGGCGGCCGCTGCGGTCGATCCGGATGCCGAGGGTCGTGCCTACTGGATCCTTGACGACGCCACGCCGCCGCTCGCCGATCTGCTGGCCCACGTCGGCCGTCACATCGGCGCGAAGGTTCCGCGCCTGCGCGTGCCCGTCGGCGTCATCTCGCGGTTGCCGTCGTGGATCACGAAGGCGGATCCCGAGACGCTGAGCTTCATGTCGTCCGATCGCTATCCGACCGGGTCGGCCGTCGAGTTCGCACACCGCCACCACCTCGAGATGCCCGATGTCCGGGTGTCGCTCGAGCGGTGGGCCGACCATCTGGTGGCGCATCGCTTCGGCGCAGCGCCAGCGGATCGCCGGAGGGTCGTGGAGAGGGGCGGCGTGCGGACGCTGGAGATCGGTCCGTCGGACGCCGACCGCTTGATCTTTCCCGGCCTGCCGGTGAACGCCGACACGTGGGCCCCGTTGGCGGTCGGCAGTGGCGCACGCGTCGTCGACCTGCCCGGGCTCGGGCTGAGCGGCGGAACGGGCATCGACGACTGGGACCGGTGGCTGCCCGCGGTCATCGGGGAGGCGCCGATCGATCTCATCGGACATTCCCTCGGGGCGGCGGCAGCCGTCGTCGCGGCGGACCGCTTTCCGGAGCGGGTGCGATCGCTGACGCTGGTGGCGCCGTTCTTCCTCCAGTCGCGCGCGGGTGGGGCGGTGCGACTGCGTCCCCTCGTGACGGCCTTCTTGCGCCGTGCCAGTCCCGTGCGGCTGTCACGCCGGCTCACCGGCGCAGAGTCGAGCGCCTCTGCTCTCGCTTCGAGCGTCAGCGACCTCCGGCATCGCACCGCGAAGGCGGTGGCCCAGCACGTGGCGCGCACGACATCGCCACAGTGGCGAGCCGAGGTGCGGGATGCCGCCGCGCGGTTTCGTGGCCCGGTGCGCATCATCACGGGCACCGACGACCCGCTCACCGCGGATGCTGTCGCTCAGTTCCGATCTCTTCCGAACGTCGAGCTGGTGACGATTGCCGGGGCCGGTCATCACCCCCAACTGACCCATCAGGGGAGTATCGCCGGCCTGCTCGCGACGCCCGTCCGGCTGGCGGCACGGCGCTGA
- a CDS encoding YbaK/EbsC family protein, whose product MTIEQPLPERSQIVQQHLDEAGLPGRVRELPDSTRTAADAASALDCEVGAIASSLLFLADDEPVLVMTSGRHRVDTDLLARQLGAASVTMTPAKLVREITGQAIGGVSPVGHPARLRAVVDEALEDYEVIWAAGGTPRTVFPLTFADLVAITGGTPLRVADD is encoded by the coding sequence ATGACCATCGAGCAGCCGTTGCCAGAGCGCAGTCAGATCGTGCAGCAGCACCTCGACGAGGCCGGACTTCCAGGCCGGGTGCGCGAGCTGCCGGATTCCACCCGCACCGCGGCGGATGCCGCATCTGCGTTGGACTGCGAGGTGGGGGCGATCGCGAGCAGCTTGCTCTTCCTCGCCGATGACGAACCGGTTCTGGTGATGACCAGCGGCCGGCATCGCGTCGACACCGACCTGCTCGCACGGCAGCTCGGCGCAGCATCGGTGACGATGACACCTGCCAAGCTCGTGCGCGAGATCACCGGGCAGGCGATCGGTGGTGTGTCCCCCGTCGGTCACCCCGCGCGGCTGCGGGCCGTGGTCGATGAAGCCCTTGAGGACTACGAGGTCATCTGGGCTGCGGGCGGAACGCCGCGCACTGTGTTCCCGCTCACCTTCGCCGACCTCGTCGCGATCACCGGCGGCACTCCTCTCCGCGTCGCCGACGACTGA